In Wolinella succinogenes DSM 1740, a single genomic region encodes these proteins:
- a CDS encoding AsmA-like C-terminal domain-containing protein has protein sequence MKKIKISSKNVYKAIILVLFMIALLWGFFRVLHNGIEIPKLRVASIEMRGFYLSLDKKLILRLDSLNLTPLLDSPASQESSDLSEILGWIKNTKLLLGYFQEIHLKEVILGENQGSLLFRGERYELSLPDLYASITLDEQKGHVLAQIQEILYKPYKARFIGKADYGVLKNHLTLEGMLSIDSAIHLNVRGESDFKRLHLEGESLPFDSLRFLKDVVEIENPNIRAWLYDNIHSPGMELASFSFDSELNEKAILESIEKRLKARLEIASPEVTFHPDLPPLHGRGVSVIYDERGVSFELYEPSFEGFSLEGSQVGLRDIWGEKPWLDLLIKTEAVLDERIHKVLKAYKIKLPLHQKDSTTLAKLKLEVDLNDYETEAIGYFETKKSNFSLNRLDFYAQEASVKLVNSLIEILPSRIKIGNFLDSELAFSIDTRQELIEGKAHILDFSIGDRGEILRIKGIEIPFSADYKSAEIPLRLPTLETRLVFGERLHRIQAQNLALLYPYSRLLQEESIRAGWVNLETKDFERFSLQASLQGLSYPLAERDGTPVESLEIEGQTSPSSTQISSLDGRLRLEILDKAKLFLRDYDIPLIEESNPKESESKKSETEITGENLHLIYKGKRILSNRLKATLKGKENISATLSYKNGTLKANLQNKRLKIEARHFNDEFVNTFFNKEIASGGRFDLIGEYGGGVFKGKSFIWDTTLKNLNTLQNVIALIDSIPSLLIFKAPGFSAEGYAIKQGEAEIGINDRYAVVERFLLHGTSIDSEGSGVIELESSQIEFQTRFKTLKSLGTIVSNIPLLGYIIMGEDGSLSTEVTLTGTLDKPIAQTNLAQDTLKAPLNILERLIKTPLRLFGE, from the coding sequence ATGAAAAAGATTAAAATCAGTTCCAAAAACGTGTATAAAGCAATAATCCTTGTCCTCTTCATGATCGCCTTGCTGTGGGGATTTTTTCGAGTGCTCCATAACGGAATCGAGATTCCAAAACTTCGAGTCGCCTCCATTGAAATGCGCGGATTTTATCTTAGCTTAGATAAAAAGCTCATTCTGCGCCTTGATTCGCTCAACCTTACCCCTCTTCTGGACTCTCCCGCATCACAAGAGAGCTCTGACCTTAGCGAGATTCTCGGTTGGATCAAAAACACGAAACTTCTTCTAGGCTACTTTCAAGAGATTCACCTCAAGGAGGTGATTTTAGGGGAGAATCAAGGCTCGTTGCTTTTTAGGGGAGAGCGCTATGAGCTGAGCCTCCCTGACCTCTATGCTTCCATCACGCTAGATGAACAGAAAGGTCATGTACTTGCCCAAATCCAAGAGATTCTCTACAAACCCTATAAGGCGCGCTTTATAGGCAAAGCCGACTACGGGGTGCTCAAAAATCATCTCACCTTGGAGGGGATGCTCTCCATCGATTCGGCTATTCATCTCAATGTGCGTGGAGAGAGCGACTTCAAGCGCCTCCATCTAGAGGGCGAGAGCCTCCCTTTTGATTCTCTGCGATTCCTCAAAGATGTCGTTGAGATTGAAAATCCTAACATTCGTGCGTGGCTCTATGACAACATTCACTCCCCTGGCATGGAACTCGCCTCCTTCTCTTTTGATAGTGAGCTTAACGAGAAGGCGATTTTAGAATCGATTGAGAAACGCCTTAAAGCACGACTAGAGATTGCCTCCCCAGAAGTCACCTTCCATCCTGACCTCCCCCCGCTCCATGGGCGTGGCGTGAGCGTAATCTATGATGAACGCGGTGTGAGTTTTGAGCTCTATGAGCCAAGCTTTGAGGGTTTCTCCCTAGAGGGGAGTCAGGTGGGATTGCGAGATATTTGGGGGGAGAAGCCTTGGCTTGATCTCCTCATCAAAACCGAAGCGGTGCTAGATGAGCGCATCCATAAGGTTCTCAAAGCCTATAAAATCAAGCTTCCTTTGCATCAAAAAGATTCCACCACGCTGGCTAAACTCAAATTAGAGGTCGATCTTAACGACTACGAGACGGAGGCCATCGGCTATTTTGAGACCAAAAAATCCAACTTCTCTCTCAATCGTCTCGACTTTTATGCCCAAGAGGCGAGCGTGAAGCTGGTCAATTCACTCATTGAGATTCTTCCCTCGAGAATCAAAATTGGCAATTTTCTTGACTCAGAGCTCGCCTTTAGCATCGATACACGCCAAGAGCTCATCGAAGGAAAGGCTCATATTCTTGACTTTTCTATTGGAGATAGAGGCGAGATTCTCCGCATCAAGGGCATCGAGATTCCCTTTAGCGCCGATTACAAGAGCGCTGAGATTCCTCTGCGCCTTCCCACTTTAGAGACACGTCTTGTGTTTGGAGAGAGGCTTCACCGCATCCAAGCCCAAAATCTCGCCCTACTCTACCCCTATTCTAGGCTTCTTCAAGAAGAATCTATTCGCGCGGGATGGGTCAACCTAGAGACCAAAGATTTTGAGCGCTTCTCCCTCCAAGCCAGCCTCCAAGGGCTCTCCTATCCCTTGGCTGAGCGCGATGGAACCCCTGTGGAGTCGCTAGAGATCGAAGGACAAACCAGCCCTAGCTCCACCCAAATCTCCTCCCTAGATGGGCGTCTTCGCCTAGAGATTTTAGATAAGGCGAAGCTCTTCTTGAGAGATTATGATATTCCTCTCATCGAAGAATCAAACCCCAAAGAGTCGGAATCAAAAAAGAGTGAGACTGAAATCACGGGGGAAAATCTCCATCTGATCTACAAAGGGAAGCGAATCCTCTCTAATAGACTCAAAGCCACTCTCAAAGGCAAAGAGAACATCAGCGCCACCCTCTCCTATAAAAATGGTACCCTCAAAGCCAACCTCCAAAACAAACGGCTCAAAATCGAAGCACGCCATTTCAATGATGAGTTTGTGAACACCTTTTTCAACAAAGAGATCGCCTCAGGCGGGAGATTTGATCTCATCGGCGAGTATGGAGGCGGAGTCTTTAAGGGCAAGAGCTTCATTTGGGACACCACGCTTAAAAACCTTAACACCCTCCAAAATGTGATCGCCCTCATTGATTCGATCCCCTCTCTGCTCATCTTCAAAGCCCCTGGATTTAGCGCTGAGGGGTATGCGATCAAACAAGGGGAGGCAGAGATTGGAATCAATGATCGTTACGCAGTGGTTGAGCGCTTCTTGCTTCATGGAACCTCCATTGATAGCGAAGGCTCTGGTGTCATTGAGCTGGAGAGCTCACAGATTGAGTTTCAAACCCGTTTCAAGACCCTCAAATCCCTTGGCACCATCGTGAGCAACATCCCCTTGCTTGGCTACATCATCATGGGAGAAGATGGTTCCCTCTCCACCGAGGTCACCCTTACAGGCACGCTAGATAAGCCCATTGCACAGACCAACCTTGCCCAGGACACCCTCAAAGCTCCTCTAAATATTTTAGAACGTCTCATCAAAACCCCTTTGAGGCTCTTTGGAGAATGA
- the mltG gene encoding endolytic transglycosylase MltG, producing the protein MNEIITHLSRNHFQVTRVDGWVIRAMGYPQSGWIDIHANLLSRGDFLYRLTKAKAAMKEATLIPGETLHFFILDLAQNFSLSPLKLKEAYHRYAPHPEGVILADTYKIPLGISEEHLMYYLVNHSLREHQKLSKKILGVYDEVQWFKYITIASIIQKEAANIEEMPLVSAVIRNRLKKRMRLQMDGTLNYGEFSRTKVTPEMIRQDSSPYNTYKIEGIPPYPVGSVGFDAIKAAIFPADVDYLYFVRNKKGTHTFTNNYETHLKNIK; encoded by the coding sequence GTGAATGAGATTATAACACACCTCTCCCGCAATCACTTTCAGGTCACGCGTGTGGATGGCTGGGTGATTAGGGCGATGGGCTACCCCCAGAGTGGCTGGATTGATATTCATGCCAATCTTCTCTCTCGGGGTGATTTCCTCTATCGCCTCACCAAGGCCAAAGCTGCCATGAAAGAGGCAACTCTCATCCCCGGAGAGACGCTCCACTTTTTTATCTTGGATCTGGCTCAAAACTTTTCACTCTCCCCACTTAAGCTCAAAGAGGCTTATCACCGCTATGCGCCCCATCCTGAGGGGGTAATTTTGGCGGACACTTATAAGATTCCTTTGGGAATCTCTGAGGAGCATTTGATGTATTATTTGGTCAATCACTCCTTAAGAGAGCACCAAAAACTCTCCAAAAAGATTTTAGGGGTCTATGATGAGGTGCAGTGGTTCAAATATATCACGATTGCCTCCATTATCCAAAAAGAGGCAGCCAACATCGAAGAGATGCCGCTGGTCTCAGCCGTGATTCGCAATCGACTCAAAAAGCGAATGCGGCTTCAGATGGATGGGACGCTCAACTATGGTGAATTTTCTCGCACCAAGGTGACTCCTGAGATGATTCGCCAAGATAGTTCCCCTTATAATACCTATAAGATTGAGGGGATTCCTCCCTACCCAGTAGGAAGTGTAGGATTTGACGCTATCAAGGCGGCTATATTCCCTGCAGATGTGGACTATCTCTATTTTGTGCGCAACAAAAAAGGGACTCACACTTTCACCAACAATTACGAAACACACCTTAAGAATATTAAATGA
- a CDS encoding malate dehydrogenase, whose product MNKNKRVGIIGAGHVGSTVAFILATQGICQEIIIKDLNLDTARGIALDMGHAASATKTHTIVRVANEPSDLRGCDVVVFCAGSPRQPGMSRDDLLLANAKVIRTVLSEVKPYIQESVLVMVSNPLDAMVYTAIKESGLSPLQVLGMAGILDSARMASFIFEKLGYGSDQIVASVMGGHGDDMVPLPRYSNVAGVPITELLEPQEIEEIIHRTRNAGAEIVGYLKKGSAYFAPAKSTAIMVEAILKNSHQVFPCSVLLQGEYGYSDVVGGVPVKLGSRGVCEIIELELLHEERERFDQSIQSVKSLIDALYHHAFFVSSRP is encoded by the coding sequence TTGAATAAGAATAAGCGAGTGGGAATCATCGGGGCGGGTCATGTGGGATCAACCGTCGCCTTTATCTTGGCGACTCAAGGGATTTGTCAAGAGATTATCATCAAAGATCTCAACCTCGACACCGCCAGAGGAATCGCCCTGGATATGGGTCACGCCGCCTCGGCGACGAAGACTCACACCATCGTGCGTGTTGCCAATGAACCCTCGGATTTGCGAGGGTGCGATGTGGTGGTTTTTTGTGCAGGCTCTCCAAGACAGCCTGGGATGAGTCGCGATGATCTTTTATTGGCCAATGCCAAGGTGATTCGTACCGTTTTATCTGAAGTGAAGCCCTACATCCAAGAGAGCGTTTTGGTGATGGTCTCCAATCCGCTGGATGCCATGGTTTATACAGCGATTAAAGAGAGCGGGCTCTCTCCTTTGCAGGTGTTGGGAATGGCAGGAATCCTAGATAGCGCCCGAATGGCCTCCTTTATCTTTGAGAAACTCGGCTATGGAAGCGATCAGATTGTGGCCTCAGTGATGGGGGGACATGGAGATGATATGGTGCCCTTGCCTCGCTATAGTAATGTCGCAGGGGTTCCTATCACGGAGCTTCTTGAGCCTCAAGAGATTGAAGAGATCATCCATCGCACCCGAAACGCAGGAGCAGAGATTGTAGGCTATCTCAAAAAAGGCTCTGCCTATTTTGCTCCCGCCAAATCGACCGCGATTATGGTTGAGGCAATTTTGAAAAACTCTCATCAGGTTTTTCCCTGCTCGGTGCTTTTGCAGGGCGAGTATGGCTACAGCGATGTGGTGGGGGGTGTGCCCGTGAAGCTTGGCAGTCGAGGGGTCTGTGAGATCATTGAACTTGAGCTTCTTCATGAGGAGAGAGAGCGCTTTGACCAGTCGATCCAGTCGGTTAAAAGTCTCATTGATGCCCTCTATCACCACGCCTTTTTTGTTTCTAGTCGTCCCTAG
- the sucC gene encoding ADP-forming succinate--CoA ligase subunit beta: protein MNIHEYQAKALLAQYGVGIPRGGVAETPAEATVIAQRLGGEIWAIKAQIHAGGRGKAGGVKLAKTPEEAGEIAKAMLGSRLITHQTSLEGKEVHKVYVEEGLGIEREYYLGIVLDRSLEMPVIMASRQGGVDIEEVAKNSPNEIIKVAVDPMIGFRPFHGRKLAFALGLAKEQVGLFVDFCTSLFRLYVQKDAEIVEINPLVFTSCKRFVALDAKISFDNNALYRHPEIVAMRDLSEEESSEIEAGEYNLNYVKLQGNVGCMVNGAGLAMATMDIIKHEGGEPANFLDVGGGAKPETVAKGFEIILKDPNVKAIFVNIFGGIVRCDRVANGILEAAKIVHVSVPVVVRLDGTNAKEAKEILEQANIPNIFAAPSLEGGAKKAVELACQGGAS from the coding sequence ATGAATATTCATGAGTATCAGGCAAAAGCCCTTTTGGCGCAATATGGGGTGGGAATTCCTAGGGGTGGAGTGGCGGAAACGCCTGCTGAGGCGACCGTCATCGCTCAGAGACTTGGGGGCGAGATTTGGGCGATCAAGGCCCAGATTCACGCTGGAGGTCGAGGCAAAGCAGGCGGGGTGAAGCTCGCCAAAACTCCCGAAGAGGCAGGGGAGATCGCTAAAGCGATGCTAGGCTCAAGACTCATCACACACCAAACCTCGCTTGAGGGGAAAGAGGTGCACAAGGTTTATGTCGAAGAGGGGTTGGGAATTGAACGAGAGTATTATCTGGGAATCGTTCTAGATCGTTCTTTGGAGATGCCTGTGATCATGGCGAGCCGCCAAGGGGGCGTGGATATTGAAGAGGTGGCCAAAAATAGTCCTAATGAGATCATCAAGGTGGCGGTTGATCCTATGATTGGATTTCGTCCTTTTCATGGGCGCAAACTCGCTTTTGCTCTAGGGCTTGCTAAAGAGCAGGTGGGACTTTTTGTCGATTTTTGCACTTCGCTCTTTCGACTCTATGTTCAAAAAGATGCAGAGATTGTCGAGATCAACCCTCTTGTTTTCACCTCCTGTAAGCGATTTGTGGCGCTTGATGCCAAAATCTCCTTTGATAACAACGCCCTCTATCGGCACCCAGAGATTGTTGCGATGCGTGATTTAAGCGAAGAGGAATCGAGCGAAATTGAGGCAGGCGAATACAATCTTAACTATGTGAAGCTTCAGGGGAATGTCGGCTGTATGGTTAATGGTGCTGGCTTGGCGATGGCTACAATGGATATCATCAAGCATGAAGGGGGAGAGCCTGCCAACTTCTTGGATGTGGGCGGGGGCGCGAAGCCTGAGACGGTGGCCAAAGGTTTTGAGATCATTCTTAAAGACCCCAATGTCAAGGCGATTTTCGTCAATATTTTTGGAGGAATCGTGCGCTGCGATCGCGTGGCCAATGGAATCTTGGAGGCGGCCAAGATTGTTCATGTCTCCGTCCCTGTAGTGGTGAGGCTTGATGGCACCAACGCCAAAGAGGCCAAAGAGATATTAGAGCAGGCCAATATCCCTAATATTTTCGCCGCTCCTTCGCTTGAGGGTGGAGCGAAAAAAGCCGTGGAGCTAGCTTGTCAAGGAGGTGCTTCATGA
- the sucD gene encoding succinate--CoA ligase subunit alpha has product MSILINKETRVIVQGFTGKEGTFHSEQCLAYGTQILGGVTPGKGGSTHLGLPVFDTVEEAVRETGAWASMVFVPPAFVADAVMEAASSGIKLAVVITEGAPIKDMVVAKRYAQKCGMEIIGPNCPGIITSEECKIGIMPGSIFKSGSIGLISKSGTLTYEASHQIVQAGFGISTAIGIGGDPVIGLGYKELLDRFEKDEKTEAIVLIGEIGGTLEIEAASFIKERVKKPVVAFIAGQTAPKGKRMGHAGAIVSGGSGSAKEKMDALREAGVRVIESPADIGKAIVSLLHPAQTL; this is encoded by the coding sequence ATGAGCATTTTGATCAACAAAGAGACTCGCGTGATTGTGCAGGGATTCACAGGCAAAGAGGGGACGTTTCACTCAGAACAGTGCCTCGCCTATGGAACACAAATCCTAGGGGGCGTGACTCCGGGCAAAGGAGGTAGCACTCATTTGGGTCTGCCCGTTTTTGATACGGTCGAGGAGGCGGTGAGAGAGACGGGAGCGTGGGCGAGCATGGTCTTTGTTCCTCCTGCTTTTGTCGCGGATGCAGTGATGGAGGCGGCCTCTTCAGGAATCAAGCTTGCGGTGGTGATCACCGAAGGAGCTCCCATCAAGGATATGGTAGTGGCCAAGCGATACGCCCAAAAATGTGGGATGGAGATCATTGGACCTAACTGTCCCGGAATCATCACGAGTGAAGAGTGCAAGATCGGAATCATGCCCGGTTCGATTTTTAAAAGTGGTTCTATCGGACTCATCAGCAAGTCGGGCACTCTCACCTACGAGGCTAGCCATCAGATTGTCCAAGCAGGCTTTGGAATCTCCACAGCGATAGGAATCGGGGGTGATCCTGTGATTGGTCTAGGCTACAAAGAGCTTTTGGATCGTTTCGAAAAGGATGAAAAGACCGAAGCGATCGTCCTCATCGGAGAGATTGGAGGGACGCTAGAGATTGAGGCGGCCTCCTTTATCAAAGAGAGGGTGAAAAAGCCTGTGGTTGCCTTCATCGCGGGTCAAACCGCTCCCAAAGGAAAGCGCATGGGTCATGCGGGTGCGATTGTGAGCGGCGGGAGTGGGAGCGCAAAGGAGAAGATGGATGCCCTAAGAGAGGCGGGTGTTAGGGTCATAGAGAGTCCCGCAGACATTGGCAAGGCGATCGTCTCGCTTCTTCATCCCGCTCAAACACTCTAG
- a CDS encoding 4Fe-4S binding protein, producing MAKINAPANTPVWVDESRCKACDLCVSLCPSGTLAMKADSKRVLGKMIAITHPESCIGCGECELHCPDFAIYVADRLEYKFAKLSEESKARAEKIKQNRFMALEEVK from the coding sequence ATGGCAAAAATCAATGCTCCAGCCAACACTCCTGTATGGGTGGATGAGAGTCGCTGTAAGGCCTGTGATCTCTGTGTCTCGCTCTGTCCGAGTGGAACATTAGCGATGAAGGCTGATTCTAAACGAGTGCTTGGCAAGATGATCGCCATCACCCACCCTGAAAGCTGTATCGGCTGTGGTGAGTGCGAGCTTCACTGTCCCGATTTTGCGATTTATGTAGCCGATCGATTAGAGTATAAATTTGCCAAATTGAGCGAAGAATCCAAGGCAAGAGCGGAGAAAATCAAACAAAATCGCTTCATGGCGTTAGAGGAAGTAAAATGA
- a CDS encoding 2-oxoglutarate synthase subunit alpha → MRELISSGNELAALAAIDAGCRFFGGYPITPSSEVAHEMSVMLPQVGGTFIQMEDEIAGISVALGASMSGKKAMTATSGPGLSLKAEQIGLSFMAEVPLVIVNVMRGGPSTGLPTRVAQGDVNFVKNPTHGDFKSIALCPGSLEEAYTETVRAFNLAEEFMTPVFLLLDETLGHMYGKAEIPNLEEIERKVKNRRVFEGDPKDYKPYGQPQDEPAILNPFFQGYRYHVTGLHHGAMGFPTEDEKQCQALIERLFSKIEAHEDRIKSYEEYKLEDAEILLIAYGSVSRSAKEAIDRLREGGLKVGLFRPITLWPSPARELEELGKRFEKVLVAELNMGQYKEEIERSMKKEVRFFGKANGRAISPAEIIQSVKEL, encoded by the coding sequence ATGAGAGAGCTGATTTCAAGCGGCAATGAGCTCGCTGCGCTGGCGGCGATTGATGCAGGATGTCGATTCTTTGGAGGTTACCCTATCACTCCTTCAAGCGAAGTGGCGCACGAAATGAGCGTGATGCTTCCGCAAGTGGGAGGAACATTCATTCAAATGGAGGATGAGATCGCGGGAATCTCGGTGGCTCTTGGTGCTTCCATGAGTGGAAAAAAAGCAATGACCGCGACTTCGGGTCCTGGACTCTCGCTCAAAGCAGAGCAGATTGGACTCTCCTTTATGGCGGAGGTTCCCCTAGTGATTGTCAATGTCATGCGAGGAGGTCCCTCCACGGGTCTCCCCACAAGAGTGGCGCAAGGGGATGTTAATTTTGTCAAGAATCCCACCCATGGTGATTTCAAATCTATCGCCCTCTGCCCTGGAAGCCTTGAAGAGGCTTACACGGAGACGGTACGGGCGTTTAATTTGGCTGAAGAGTTCATGACTCCCGTCTTTTTACTCCTTGATGAGACATTGGGGCATATGTATGGAAAGGCGGAGATTCCAAATCTAGAAGAGATTGAGCGCAAAGTAAAGAATCGCCGTGTTTTTGAGGGGGACCCTAAGGATTATAAGCCCTATGGTCAGCCCCAAGATGAGCCGGCGATTCTCAATCCCTTTTTTCAGGGGTATCGTTATCATGTCACAGGACTCCACCATGGAGCGATGGGATTTCCTACGGAGGATGAGAAGCAGTGCCAAGCTCTCATCGAACGGCTCTTCAGCAAGATTGAAGCGCATGAGGATCGAATCAAATCTTATGAAGAATATAAGCTAGAGGACGCGGAGATTCTACTGATTGCCTATGGGTCTGTCTCTAGAAGCGCTAAAGAGGCCATCGATCGCTTGAGGGAGGGGGGGCTCAAGGTGGGGCTCTTTAGGCCCATTACGCTTTGGCCTTCTCCTGCTAGAGAGCTGGAGGAGCTAGGAAAGCGCTTTGAGAAGGTGTTGGTGGCGGAGCTCAACATGGGGCAGTATAAAGAGGAGATTGAGCGAAGCATGAAAAAAGAGGTGAGATTCTTTGGCAAGGCCAATGGTCGAGCGATTTCGCCCGCTGAAATCATCCAAAGCGTCAAGGAGCTATAA
- a CDS encoding 2-oxoglutarate ferredoxin oxidoreductase subunit beta, protein MAFAYDEYLRVDKMPTLWCWGCGDGVILKSVVRAIEAVGWNMDDVCVVSGIGCSGRFSSYVNCNTVHTTHGRALAYATGIKLANPTKKVIVVSGDGDGMAIGGNHTIHACRRNIDINFILVNNFIYGLTNSQTSPTTPKDMWTVTAQYGNVDPEFDACRLAEAAGATFIARESVLDPKKIEKVLTQGFTHEGFSFFDIFSNCHINLGRKNKMGEAVENLAWIKSRILPKRQFDELSTEERAGKFPTGVLKADGSEMEYCKAYAQVIERAQKGTKR, encoded by the coding sequence ATGGCATTTGCATATGATGAATATCTAAGAGTTGACAAGATGCCCACGCTTTGGTGCTGGGGGTGCGGAGATGGCGTGATTTTAAAGTCGGTCGTCAGAGCTATTGAGGCGGTTGGCTGGAATATGGATGATGTTTGTGTGGTGAGTGGGATTGGCTGTAGCGGTCGATTCTCCTCTTATGTGAATTGCAACACCGTCCACACCACCCACGGTCGTGCGCTAGCCTACGCCACAGGAATCAAGCTCGCCAATCCCACCAAAAAGGTGATCGTGGTCTCAGGTGATGGCGATGGAATGGCTATTGGCGGAAATCACACGATTCACGCTTGTCGCCGTAATATTGACATCAATTTTATTTTGGTGAACAACTTCATCTACGGGCTTACTAACTCTCAAACCTCGCCCACCACGCCCAAGGATATGTGGACGGTCACCGCTCAGTATGGCAATGTTGATCCTGAGTTTGACGCGTGCCGACTCGCTGAAGCTGCGGGAGCGACCTTTATCGCTAGAGAGAGTGTGCTTGACCCTAAAAAGATTGAAAAGGTGCTCACGCAGGGCTTCACCCATGAGGGTTTTAGCTTTTTTGATATTTTTAGCAACTGCCACATCAATCTTGGGCGCAAAAATAAAATGGGCGAAGCGGTGGAAAATCTCGCATGGATCAAGAGTCGAATCCTCCCCAAACGCCAATTTGACGAGCTTTCTACCGAGGAGCGCGCGGGCAAATTCCCTACAGGTGTCCTGAAGGCCGATGGGAGCGAGATGGAGTATTGCAAGGCCTACGCGCAGGTGATTGAGAGAGCGCAAAAGGGGACAAAGCGATGA
- a CDS encoding 2-oxoacid:acceptor oxidoreductase family protein, with protein sequence MRTQLRFTGVGGQGVLLAGEILAEAKIRDKGYGVKAATYTSQVRGGPTKVDILLDDHEILYPYANEGEIDFMLSTAQVSFDLFKSGIKEGGMVVIEPNLVKVSEEDKKRLQIFEIPIITIAKEEVGNVVTQSVVALAVTVTFTKCVDRDLVYETMIEKVPAKVVEQNKKAFELGEYYAKRALGG encoded by the coding sequence ATGAGAACACAGCTACGATTCACGGGCGTAGGAGGACAGGGCGTCCTTTTGGCGGGTGAGATTTTGGCGGAGGCAAAGATTCGCGATAAAGGCTATGGGGTGAAGGCGGCGACCTACACCTCGCAAGTGCGCGGAGGCCCCACAAAGGTCGATATTTTACTCGATGATCACGAGATTCTCTATCCCTACGCTAACGAGGGCGAGATTGATTTTATGCTCTCCACAGCGCAAGTGAGCTTTGATCTATTTAAAAGTGGAATTAAAGAGGGAGGCATGGTTGTCATTGAGCCCAACTTGGTCAAGGTGAGTGAAGAGGATAAAAAGCGACTCCAAATCTTTGAGATTCCCATCATCACCATTGCCAAGGAAGAGGTGGGCAATGTCGTGACTCAGTCGGTGGTTGCACTCGCGGTGACGGTGACATTCACGAAGTGCGTGGATAGGGATCTAGTCTATGAGACGATGATTGAGAAGGTTCCCGCCAAGGTGGTGGAGCAGAACAAAAAAGCCTTTGAGCTAGGCGAATACTACGCCAAACGCGCCCTAGGGGGATAA
- the dcd gene encoding dCTP deaminase, whose protein sequence is MGLKEDRWITDMALPHNMIEPFCENQVGKNVVSYGLSSYGYDIRVSNEFKIFTNINATVVDPKNFDEANVVDFIGDICIVPPNSFALARTVEYFRIPRDVLAICLGKSTYARCGIIVNVTPFEPEFEGHITIEISNTTPLPAKIYANEGIAQVLFLQGDADCEVSYKDKKGKYQKQEGITLPRILK, encoded by the coding sequence ATGGGACTCAAAGAAGATAGATGGATCACAGACATGGCGCTACCTCACAATATGATCGAGCCTTTTTGCGAGAATCAAGTGGGTAAAAATGTCGTGAGTTACGGGCTTAGCAGCTATGGGTATGATATTAGAGTGAGCAATGAGTTTAAAATCTTCACCAATATCAACGCCACCGTAGTCGATCCCAAAAATTTCGATGAGGCCAATGTGGTGGATTTCATCGGGGATATCTGCATCGTTCCCCCTAACTCTTTCGCACTAGCTCGCACCGTGGAATATTTTCGAATTCCCCGCGATGTGCTGGCCATCTGCCTGGGGAAAAGCACCTACGCTCGATGCGGAATCATCGTCAATGTCACCCCTTTTGAGCCTGAGTTTGAGGGGCATATCACGATTGAGATCAGCAACACTACCCCTTTGCCTGCCAAAATTTATGCCAATGAAGGGATCGCTCAGGTGCTCTTCCTGCAGGGAGATGCGGATTGTGAAGTGAGTTACAAAGATAAAAAAGGGAAGTATCAAAAACAAGAGGGAATCACCCTGCCTAGAATCTTGAAGTAA
- the accB gene encoding acetyl-CoA carboxylase biotin carboxyl carrier protein, producing MNFDEIKELIEIFNQSDASKLQISKDEFSIKLEKPTASAPLQVPAYATPVAPLALPQAPCVPEAPRASESSNSSGEAITSPMVGTFYRCPSPDAPAYVNVGDKVKKGQTLGIIEAMKIMNEIEAEFDCKILEIVPSDSQPVEYNSKLFIVERI from the coding sequence ATGAACTTCGACGAAATCAAAGAACTTATAGAAATCTTCAATCAAAGTGACGCTTCCAAGCTTCAAATCTCTAAAGATGAGTTCTCCATCAAGCTCGAAAAACCCACCGCTTCCGCTCCCCTCCAAGTCCCCGCTTACGCCACTCCCGTAGCTCCCTTGGCATTACCCCAAGCCCCTTGCGTTCCTGAGGCGCCTAGAGCGAGCGAATCATCAAACTCTAGTGGTGAGGCAATCACCTCTCCAATGGTGGGAACCTTTTATCGATGTCCTTCACCCGATGCTCCTGCCTATGTCAATGTGGGTGATAAGGTCAAAAAAGGGCAGACGCTCGGTATCATCGAGGCGATGAAGATCATGAATGAGATTGAAGCAGAGTTTGATTGCAAGATTCTAGAGATTGTGCCTTCTGATTCTCAGCCCGTAGAGTATAACTCTAAGCTCTTTATTGTTGAAAGAATCTAA